DNA from Mesorhizobium loti R88b:
CGTTCGGAAGGGTGGGAAAGATCACCCCCTTGCCGACGTCGGTGAAATACTCACCCAGAGGCTGGCCCGCCTCATATCTGCGGCAGGCTTCGATGGCTATCACGGCCAGCAGAAGAGGAAGCAGCCTCAGCGCCCGGTTGGCAAAGAAGGGCAGATAGCGGACCTGTTTTCCATCAAGAAGCTTGGCGAACAGGTAACCGGAGAGCGCCATGAACAGCGAAACGCCCGTGTTGCCTTCATCCAGAAGGCTGAAGACGGGCAAGGCTGGCACGAAATCATAGGGTACCGGACCCTGAGGCGACTGGTGGAGAAAATGCCAGGTGAAAACCAGGAAAGCTGCCAGGCCGCGAACATGGTCCAGCGCCGGATAGTGTTCTCCAGTCGAAGACTTCATGGTTCAGACCGAGTGCCCGCGTTTGGAATGGTTGCCACGCTGCGTTGCCCTTCACGCTCGCGCCAAGCACGGACACCCGAAACGGGATTTCCGCCTACCGTCCTCACCTTGTTCTCTTCTCGTTAATTTATGCTTCCGTTTGTTAGGAAAATTCAGTTCTGGAGCGATCTCGATCATCCCATCGAGAGCATGCCCAGACCTACCGCCATGCGGAGTTGCGGATTACCGAGCAGAAGTTGCCGCGGTGGAAATGCGGTTCCTTGTCGGCGATCACATCGGCCTTGACGTTGCCGAAGGTGGTGTCGGGCTTGCGCCTGATGCCGTCATAGAAGGCCTGGATGATGTCTTCCTTGAAGGCCGGCGTCCGCGGAAAGGCTTGCACCACCGTTTCGCGCTCCTCATCGGAATATTGCGCGTGGGTGAGCCCGAGCACGTCCATCTCGACGCCGGCCGTCACCAGCGCCACCACGGGATGCATGTGAACCGTAACGCCCGGCGTGGTGTGCAGCGCAATCGCGGTCCAGACCGTGTAGGCATCCTCTTCGGGAATGCCATGGCTGCGCAGGAAGTCGCGCGCGGCGTGAGCACCATCGACCTCGAAACGTTCATGCTGGCTTGAGTGGCTCGGCATCAGCCCGATATCGTGGAACATTGCGCCGGCATAGAGCAGTTCGCGATCGAATTTGAGCCCGCGATGCAGGCCGGCCAGCGCGCCAAAATGATAGACGCGGCTCGAATGGTTGAAGAGCAGTTCAGTTTCGGTATCGCGGATGAAGGCCGTGATGGAGCGCGCCAGCTTGCTGTCGGGAATGCCGGCGCCGGCAGGGATGGTGGCCATGATGTCGTCTCCTGTTGATCTGGCGTGACAAATAGGCTTTATCGGCTATGGCAGAAATCGTTTTGTTACGACTATTTCTGCCATAACACTGGCAAAGCGGACTTTGGCGCGGCGGATGGGAACTGACTGATGGCCTTGCGGATCGGCATCCTCGCCATGGACGGCGCGCAGTTGCTCGATGTTTCCGGGCCGCTCGATGTCTTTGCCGAAGCCAATCTAGGGGCGGGCCGGCAAGCCTATGCCCTATCGATCGTCGCAACAGCGGACGGCCCGGTAACCTGCTCCTCGGGGGCACGGCTGCTGCCTGATTTCATCATCGGGCAGGCCGGCATGCCGCGCTTCGACACGATGCTGGTGGCCGGCGCGCCGCATTTGGGGCTG
Protein-coding regions in this window:
- a CDS encoding HD domain-containing protein; the encoded protein is MATIPAGAGIPDSKLARSITAFIRDTETELLFNHSSRVYHFGALAGLHRGLKFDRELLYAGAMFHDIGLMPSHSSQHERFEVDGAHAARDFLRSHGIPEEDAYTVWTAIALHTTPGVTVHMHPVVALVTAGVEMDVLGLTHAQYSDEERETVVQAFPRTPAFKEDIIQAFYDGIRRKPDTTFGNVKADVIADKEPHFHRGNFCSVIRNSAWR